Proteins found in one Candidatus Syntrophosphaera sp. genomic segment:
- the gcvH gene encoding glycine cleavage system protein GcvH encodes MLVPDNLYYTESHEWVRVADDLATVGITDFAQHELGEIVFLELPEVGAKVSANEPCGTIEAVKSAEDLNSPVSGKVEEKNLEAEESPDLINKSPYEEGWLYKVRLSNPDELENLLSPLEYGKLTES; translated from the coding sequence ATGCTGGTTCCCGATAACTTATACTACACTGAAAGCCATGAATGGGTGCGCGTGGCGGATGACCTCGCCACTGTCGGCATCACGGATTTTGCCCAGCACGAACTGGGAGAGATCGTTTTTCTGGAGCTGCCTGAGGTGGGCGCAAAGGTTTCCGCCAACGAGCCCTGCGGCACCATCGAAGCAGTCAAATCCGCAGAAGACCTGAACAGCCCCGTCAGCGGCAAGGTCGAAGAAAAAAACCTCGAAGCTGAGGAAAGCCCCGATCTGATCAACAAATCCCCCTATGAAGAGGGCTGGCTCTACAAGGTGCGCCTCAGCAACCCCGACGAACTGGAAAACCTGCTCAGCCCCTTGGAATACGGCAAACTGACCGAATCCTAA